DNA sequence from the Candidatus Woesearchaeota archaeon genome:
TAACTTTGTGATAAAATGGTTCAATTTGGCCTGAAAAGCCCAAATATTTATAAATAGGTATTTTTTCAACATGATTTATGATTCCTGAATTCAACCACTGTAAGAGTTGTGGTGCACCAATAGATTCAAGAGATCTATGTAAGAATTGTTCAAATAATGATGGTTCTCTTAAATCTTATAATGAAGTTTTAGAAAATATGATTAATTTTATGTTAAGTACAGAAGGCATTCAAATGAGTGGAGAAAAGTTTGATTCATATGAAGATGCTAAAGGAACAGCGAAGAAATATCTTAAACATATGTCGGCATGGGAAAATATATGAAAATTTTAAATAATTAATTATTCGAAACCTTTAATTAAATCTAATACCGCTGCTTTAATGTTTTTTGCTTTAACAACGCCTGATGCAACTAAAATTCCTTTTGCGCCAAGTTCTACTGATTTTCTAACATCTGCTTGATTTTTGACTCCTGCACCAACTAAAAGACCAACATTACCTACAGCTTTCATAGACTTAACAATTAATTCAGGTTTTGCTGTCGAAATTGATATATCTCCTCCTATTAGTTCTTTTGGTTCTACTGCAATATAGTCTGGATTAAATTTAGCTATTTTCTTTGCAATCTTTGCATCTCTAGCACAAACACATGTTTCAAGACCTAATTCTTTTGCTATATTTATTCTTTTTTCAATTTCCTTTAATGATAGAATATGTTCACTATGACTTATTAGAGTTCCCATCGCACCAGTTTTCTTTATCATCACAGGTAGAATGTATCCAGTATGTGCTCCAAAACTTACATCATCAATATGTTGAGAGTAAACACTTACCTTTTCTTTGACTGTATCTTTTAAGTCTATAAAATTTGGACATAGTATTATTTCTACATCTCTTTTCTTGGCTTCCTTTTCAATTCCTTTACAGATCTTTGCAATTTTAATAGCATTGTTAGAAAAAGATTCTTCATAAGTTTTTAAATTAATAATTAGTTTATAATTCATATATAATTAAAGAAAAAAATTGTTTATAAAACTATTTGAAATCTCAAAAGTGATTTCAAATTGTATTGAACGCACAAAGTAAGTGACTGAACTATTTATTTAGTTCCACAACAAATGTATTCAATATCATCTTCAGTTCTTGTTGGAATAATTGAAATTCTATTAGTTCCAGAAGGACAACCTGAGTTTTCAGGATATTCTTCAATATCAGTATAACCTATAGTTGATAGTGCAGGATTACTATCTGAACAGCTAGCAGCACTTTGCTCATTAATCTGATTTCCAGTTTTTCCAACATTACTTGTAAAGAAAACAATAATTACAAGTAGAACAATAATTACTAATATTGCAATTACAATTGTATTCAAAGGTAGACTTTGACCTTTTTTGAAATTTTTTAAATTAACCATTTTAATAAATTAAAAAATTTAAGTTTTATAAATGTTTTGTGTCTTTAAAAGTAGAAATAAAATAAGTTTAAGAGTATTCTTTATACATCTGTTCAAGAAAATTAAATACTTCTTTGTCAGCAAATTCAACTCTTTCAACTTTCTCTTTAAATTCTAGAGAATGATAACCTTGTGAAATTTTTTGTATATCTATTGTTTTTCTTATATCATCTCGATTTAAAGTTTGTTCTAAAATATATAAAGAATCAGAGATTATACTAAACTTACCAATTGCTAATTTATTATGTGAAATAAACCAATCATATATCGATAAATCGTTACCTGCTTTTGCTATTTGATCTTTAATTTCTTTTTGTTTGCTCGCATTATTAGTTCGCATGAATATAACTTGAGTATCTAATAAATAAGATTCTAATCTTCCAAAACAATCAAAAGAATATTTATTATCTTTAAATAAAGAACTAACATTAGGGACTCTTGAGAATGTAGGAGGTAAAAAACCAAATTTAAATTTCTCCCTTAATAAATCAACATAGATCTTGTTTTCTTTAACACTATCTAGGGGTAAATATATGTATTCCATAATAGAACTAATGAAATATTAATTATAAACTTTTCTAAGGAATTTATTTAATAATATTCATTATACATTTGTTCAAGAAATTCGAAAAGATTCTCATCCAATTTTGATACAGTTTCAATTTTTCTTTGAAAAGATTTATCATTATAATCTTTAATTAATTCATTATAATTTACTTCTTTAACTAATTCATTTACTTTTAGAGAATGTTCAATATTAAACAAATTAAGTGAAATATTTGTTAAATTATTACCTCTTAATTTGCTATAATACTTAATCCAGTTTCTTTCATTAGGGAGCATATTATTTTCTAAATCATTTTGTTTAGTACCATCATTAGTTTTCATATCAACAATTCCAGTTCCTAATAAATAAGCTTCAATACCTGATACTGTATCCAGGAGTACTTCATCTTCAAACAAAGTACTTGCATAAGGAACAATCTCATATTTAGGATTAAAAATATCAATTTTAAATTTTTTAGATATAGACCTCATATATTCTGCATTTATCATGACACTTGTGAGTGGCAAACTTCGAAAATTCATATATTGACTAGTAAGTCATAAATTATAAACCTTTCTAAGGAATTTTGTTTAAATAATCTAAGATATATTGGGCTTTTTGTTTCTTAGATTCAGGATTTTTTACTATTTTTTCTTCTTTTGGTTCTTCTTCAATTTTTGCAATTACTTCTTCTTTAGGATTTTCTTTCTTTTTAGTATCATTATGCATTACCGATATTAATTTTTTTTGTATTTCTTCAAGGAAACTTTCAGTTTCTTGTTTTGGTTTCCATATTATATCAACTCCATCTTCTTGATATCTTGGGATAATGCTTATGAAATCATTGTCATAATTAAAAATTAAATTAGTTCCGTGAGCTTCAAGAACTTCAAAAAGGTAAGCAGAGAAAGCTTTTGCAAACATCATTATATAACTCAAATCTGTTTCTTCTAATTCATTTATTTTATTTCCTGAAATAGGTTTTAATTTAAGTTCCCCTAGAATTTTAGATTTTTCTTCAAAGTAAATTACTATTTTTTGGTCACGATAAATTTCATATTTTTGATTTTCTAATAGATTTCCCGAGATTTCCTCTTTATCATCTTTAACTATTTCTTCTTCTCTTACTATTTCTATTTCAGGAGTTTTAATTTCATCTTTTCTTTCAATTATGATTTTATCATCTTTGAATATATCAATCTTAGATGGATCATCTTTTGGATGTGGATGCATAATTTCTCTTTTAAAATCATCTTTTAATAAATCATCTAGCGAATTGTCATTTTTGGAATTATATTGTCTCTTTTTTGTTACTTGTAAATATTCTGCTTCTTCTTCTTTTTCATTCTCTGGAATTTTCTTATCCTCTTTTTTTGTTAATTTCTCATAAATATCATCTAAATCAACTTCAATTCGTGGAATTTTTATGATATCATCATTTTCAAATCTGGGTATAATTAATGCTTTATTATTTTCAATTAAAATGTTTGTGCCATGTGCATTAACTTTTTCAAATAATAATGATGCTAATTTGTTTGTTAAGGGTAAATCTATTTCTGAATTCTTGAAATCAATTAAAATGTAACTAGTTTTACCATTATTTAGATAAATTTTATATTTCTCATTTTCTTTAATTAAAATTTGCGAATTATTTTCTTCTTTTGCTTCATTTATTTCTTTAACTTCTTCAGTTTTAATGTCAGGAACTTCAGAAGGCATTTCTGAGAGATTAATTTGAGAAAATGTTTGTTTTATAAAATCGTATTTTATTTTATTGAACATTAATAAGACTTCTTCAACATCTTTTTTACGAATATTTTTTGCAGGATTATTTATTGATTTACATAAATTTGAACTTTTTAAACGCAATTGCTCATGAATTTTATATATACAGTCTTCAATACACTCAAAATTTTCTAAAGAATTAATATGTATTTGACTTAAATCAATTTTTAAAATTTCAAATCTATCTTCAATTCTTATTTTTTCATACTCTTCAAGACCAAAAACTAAATTTTTCAATTTTTTAAACATAGTAATTTTTAGAGCATTTCCTTTAAAAATATTTGTGTTTATAAATGAGTTAAATCTTAACTAATAACTACTTACCAATAACAAAAAGGAGAATATTTATAAAACTTGAAATTTTATATAATTTATGTATAAAATAAAAAAAGAAAGTGTATACTTAATTATTTTGATATTATTTTTATCTTTAATCTCTTTTTTTATTATAAAAAAATTCATAATCCCTTTACTCTTTACTGGGATCTTAGTTTATTTATTTCAACCAGTATATAAAAAATTACATAAAATATTTAGAAGTGATTTTCTAACCTCTATAATTGTAAGTTTAATTATTTTAGGTCTTATATTTGTCCCTATGACTCTTCTAATCTGGGAAGTTTCACAAGAAATCTCAATTTTTGAAAATAGTAAATTTGAAAATTCTCTCGATGACATAAGTAATAATATTAACTTGAAATACAATCAAAATTTAAATTTAACTCAAGAATATAGAGATGTTTTATCTAATTCCAAAACTTATTTTAGAGAGTCGTTATATGATACAGTTATAGAATTTATTTTTAATATTTTTATTATTATATTCTTTTTTTATTATTTTATTAAAAATTATGAAAAAGAGAGTTATTATTTTAAAATAATGTTTGAGAGACAAAAACTTAAAGAGTTTGGTGAGAAAATAAAGAGTTTAATTGATGGAATAATTTACGGACAAATTATGGTAAGATTAATTCAAGCATCAGTTGGGACAGTTTTATTTCTAGTTATTGGAATTAAAGGTGCAATAATATGGGGAATTTTAATGTTTTTTACTGCATTTTTACCAGTTATAGGTACTGCTCTTATATGGGGACCTCTTTTAATTTTAAACTTAGTTAATGGAGAATATGATATTGCATTTTATCTATTTATCATTGGAATAATAGTTTCATTTTTAGATAATTTATTATTACCATATATTATTTCCGGGAAAACAAACATTGGACCAGTCATTACACTTATTAGTATTCTAGGAGGAATTCAATTGTTTGGAATTTACGGTCTTATTTTAGGTCCATTCTTTTTGGGACTATTACTTTTGGTTCTTGAAGAATTTATTTTAAAATTAAGAGATGAGTATCCTAAAATTAAAAGATATGTTTGGTCAGAGCCTGAAAGAAAGAAGTTTAAAAACTTAAATAGTAATATTGCAAGAAAAGAATTTGTAAGGATGATCCATAAAAAATATGTAAGAGAAGAAGCAGAAGGTAAAAAAATACCGTATAGATATATTATTGAAAAAAATGAATAAAAAATACTATTTATTAGGATATATGCAAGAAGAAGAAGCAAGCATTTCTTCTAAAGAACCTAAACTAGTATTAATTCTAATTGATGTAAATGGGAAAGGTGTTTTAAAATATCCTTATGAAAACCTTGAACAGATGTTAATGAGTCTTGAAGTTAGGTCTATAGAAGATATTGATGAAAAAAATATTACTACACAGGTTCCTGATGATATATTAAATATTGCTAAAAGAAATATTGTACCCGGAGATTGTATTGGTAGAGTTCAATTAAGAAAAGATGAGAACTATGATTATATTCCTTCAAAGACATATCTAATTAATGAAGATTTTACTAATAAAGTTTCCAGAGGGAAACTGAAAAGATTAGATTTATTATTAAGAGGTAAAAAATTAAAATTTGAAGAACTTGGCTTAGAATTAGAGATAAAAAAAACCAAAATTTTAGATGATACTTTAGTTGTCATGTATAGATTTTATGATCTAAAAAAAAAAGAATCATATTCAAAAAGATATTTTACACGAACCTCTATTGATATTTATAATTTACTAGATTTAAAAGAACAATTTGAAAATAATGCTAATAATTATTCAAAAAATCAATAACTACATCCCTTCAAGTGTTTCAATATCTAATAACTCTAATCCTTCTTTAAGAATTTTACTTGTTGATTTAGCAAGTAATAGTCTTGCTTGTTTTAAATTTTCTTCTTCTTGTAATATTGGACAATTTTGGTAAAAATCATTGAATAATTGAGATACTTTAATTAAATAATTTGCAATCATTGAAGGTCTATATTTTTTTGCAGCTTCAATAATAATTTGAGGATATTCTTTTAGTGCTTTGATTAATGATAGTTCTTTTTCTTGATATAGAGAATAATGTATTTTAGAGTTAAATTTATATTTTGATTTTTTTAATATAGATTGAATCCTTGCATATGTGTATTGAACATATGGACCTGTATCTCCTTCAAAACTTAATGCAGAATCTATGTCAAAATTATTGTTATCAAGAGGATTTATTTTTAAAATGCCAAATGTTAAAGCCGAATACCCTATTATTTTTGATCTCCTCATTGATTCTTTCTTGTTTAAATCAGGAGATTTATCTTTTAGATTATTTAGTGCTTTTTCTTCAATTAAATCTAATAGTTCATCTGCATCAATTGCATTACCTTTTCTTGAAGAAAATGCTTCACCATTTTTATCATAGAGCATTCCAAATGCAAAATGATAATTTTTATCTAAGCCTCCAAAACCTATTCTATTTAGAATTTCAAATAATACTTCAAAATGATATTTTTGTTCATTACCTACAATAAATATATATTTGTCTGCTTGGAAATTTCTTTCTTTTTCATATGCAAGATATAAATCTTGAGTCATATAAAGAGTTGTACCATCTCCTCTTAATAGATACTTCTTTCCTAATTTAACATCCTCTAAATCAACAAATACCGCTCCATTTTCTTTATCAACTGCAAATCCTTTGATTTTATCTTTTAGAGCTTTTTCTACAATTTCTTTTCCTTCCTTGTAAATTTTACTTTCAAAGTATTCCATATCACAAGAATATTTGAATCTTTCATATGTCTTTGAATATCCTTCAAATACCCAATCCATTATTTTTTTCCAAAGCTGAATAGTTTCTTTATCTCCTTGCTCATATTTCAAAAGCATGTCTTGAGCTTTTTCTTCAAGTTTTAATTCAGGATTTGATTCATTCTTCTCTCCAAATAACACATAACAATTTCCTACAAATTTATCAGGATTTACTTTCTCAGATTTTGGAGTTTTATCTGCTGTAAACATTTGATATGCAAGCATTGCTTTACATATTGCAATCCCTCTATCATTATCCATATTAGTTTTAATTATAGTATGTCCAACTTTTGTGAAAATTTTAGATATTGAATTTCCAAGTAAAAGATTTCTAACATGACCTACATGAAGAGCCTTATTTGTATTTGGTGATGGATACTCAATTAGAATTTTTTGAAGATTTTCAGATTGAAATTTGAAAATTGAATTATTTTCTATTGACTCTAATACTTGTTTTGATAGTTGCTCTTTATTTAGGTAAAAATTTAAAAAAGGTCCCATTGCTACAACTTTTTCTAGGATTGATGGAAGTTTTTTTGACAAAGTATATTCATAGTCTTTTGCAACATCTTGAGGTGATTTTTTTAATTCTTTTGCTAATACAAACATAGGTAGAGTAAAGTCACCTTGAGATTCGATTTTTGGTTTGTCTAAGAATTTATCTATATCTAAATTTTTAATTTCTTTTTTTAGAAATTTAATTAAGTCTTTTTTCATTTTCAATTTTTTTGAAAATGTACCGAACAAACATTTTATGTTTGTGACTGCACATAAGAATATTAAAAAGAATTTGTTTTATAAATATTACTTATATATTTATTTTTCTTCTAATGAATACCTAACTTTATCTCTTAATTCATTATTAGATACAAATATTCTTAATATACCATTATTTAAGAGATAATCTCTGCTCGTTATTTGTTTTTTTTTATCATTAATATGTGTAATTATATATGATGCTACTTCTTCTTCTAGATCTCTTATCATTAATGAATGATTAGATTTCATTTGTGATTTTATAGATACTGGTGATAATAATTCTAAACTATTTTGTAAATTATAGTTTCTTGCAAAATTACTAAATTTTAATTCAAATGTCTTATCAGATTGAGCAACACTTCTTGGTGTACCAATTACATAATCATTATTAGAAGTTAAAAAAAAATAAGGCATTCTATAATAATCCATAAGATAAAAAACTAATATTGAATTATAAATATTTTGAAAAAATTATTTCTTTTGCATCTTCATCATTGCAGATTCACATGCTAAGATTATTGGATTCATGAATGGCCAAGCGCTTACAGATGGATGCGATGCATAATCCAGATTTACTAAATCAAAGATTGTAGATTTTTGCATTATTGCATATGAAATTAAATTTATTATCCAAATAAGATTTCTACCATATGCTTGAACTCCAATTATTCTATTTGTTTTTTTATTGAATATTAATTTTACATCAACTTGAACTACTCCTTTTAAATCTTGATAAATATCTGTTGATTTTGCATACCCAGTATAGTATTCAAGTTTATTATTTACACAATCGTTCTCACTAAAACCTGCAATACCAAATTCCATATCAAAAATCCCTAATACTGTAGCTGAAGTGTGTCCAGGATATTTGGTTTTCATACCAATGATATTTTTTCCAACAATTTTTCCTTGAATTACAGCATTTGATGCAAGTTGGGATGGTGCGCATTGACCATTAACACAACTTTTAGCAATTGAACAATCTCCTGCAGCATAAACATCTTTTAAATTTGTTCTCATATAATCATCAACTAATATTCCAAGTTTTGAAGTTTTAACTCCAATTTCTTCTGCAAGTTCTTTATTTGCTCGAACTCCTGTTGCAAAAATTACCATCTCAGATTTTAATTCATATTCTAATCCTGCTTTTTTGTATATTACTTTTTCAACTTTATTTTTACCTTCAATTTTTAGAATCATTGATTTTTCAAGTATATTAATTTTTTTAGAAAGTAATTTTTCTTTAATTAGTGAAGTAAAGTCAGTATCTGCTAATCTTTCAAAAGGATTAGTCTCAAGAATTAACATATCAACTTTTAATCCTCTCTCCTTTAGAGCAGAAGCCATTTCAACTCCTATAACTCCTCCTCCAATAACTGTTGCCCTTTTTGCTTTAGAGGTAATAGAATTAATTCCTTTAATATCATCAGGTGTTCTTACAGTAAATACATTTTTTAATTCATGTCCATCAATTGGAGGAAGAAAAGGTCTTGCCCCAGTTCCAAAAACTAAAATGTCATAATTCTCTTTATGTGATTCTATGTCATCTCCATAAATAATTTCTTTTGTTTTATGATTAATACTTTTTACAGTTCCTTTTAATAAATTAATTCCAAATTGTGTAATCATTGTATCAGGCATTATTGCATCTTTAAATGCTGCTCTTTTTTTTAAAACATAAGGTCCTGAACACCTACAAAATAAACCTTCATTTGAAATCATTGATACTTCAAAATTATTTGGAGCCATTTGCATAACTGTTGCTCCACTAAATAAGGAAGCTCCACCTCCACCAATTAATACTATTTTTTTTTTCATAGTAAAAATTTACAAAAATAGAATTTAAGGATTTGTTACTATACTCAAGAATGAAATTTAATTATTATCACATTTGTATGGAAACTTATAACTTTCATCTTTTTCAATTAAACCAATATACTCAGAATTAACTTTAATAAACATTTCTTCTAGAAATTTAATTGGGACTTCTGATGAATTTTCATAGAATTGATTTAAAGTCATTGTTTTTTTAGGAGTAATCTCTTTAATTTCACACACATAAGGAATTTTAAAAAAACCTTGAGGTTGATATGAAATAAGTTTATCTTTATTTAAATCTTTGAGAAATTCAATATTTTTATTTTTATATGTAAGATCATAAGAAACAGCTCCTACTGTACCTACTACTAAAGACATAAAACCGAACATTAAAGTTGATTCTAACTTTTTATTTAACTTCATCTACCTAAAAGTAATAATTAAACTTTTATAAAATTAATTAAATGACTTCCAGAATCTCCTCGATAGAACTTAAATCATTTATACTTTTTCTAAATTCTGCTCCACCAATAGTATTTCTTGTCAAGTATGAAAGATTAGCTTTGATGTGAGAAATTGAAGTATTGTATTCTTTTGCAAATTCTAAGTATTTTAAGATAGCTTCTTTTCTTTCATTTAAATCAGTTCCAGATTTATTATCCTCAATTATATGGTTCTTGATTAATTTGAAAATTTTGGGATTCTCAAGTGCTGCTCTTCCAATTAAAACTCCATCACAATTTGTTTTTATGATTTCATTATATGAATCAAGATTAAATACATCTCCATTTGCAATAATTTCTAATTCTGGATACTTTTCTTTTACTTCTTTTATTTCATTATAAGTTGCAGGTCTATTATATCCATTTCTTAGAGTTCTTCCATGAATATAAATTTTTTTTATACAAGCTAATTGAATTTGCTCTACAATTTCTAAAATATTAATTTGTTCTCTTGTAATTCCTATTCTTAACTTAACTGATGGAATTATTGAGTGTTTTGAGCATATTATACTTAGTCTTTTTGATACTTCAAATACTTTACTTGGATTTTTAATAATACCTCCACCTAGCTCCTTTGAGCAAAGCGTTGATTGAGGACAACCCATATTGTAATTTATCTCTTTAACCCCAGGATTGATTTCAATTACTTTTTCAACTCCTTTTTCGATATTTTCTATGTCTTCAGCAATGATTTGAATTAGAGTTTGATTTATTTGATTTTTATCAATTGATGCTTTTCTTAATTGAACTTCATCATCTTCAATTAATTTATCTACTCTAATTATCTCAGTAAAAACAAAGTCAGCACCAAAATAAAGACATAATTTTCTAAAAGCTGAGTTTCCCAATTTGTTAATAGGAGGAAAATAAAGAGTTTTCATAAATAAGAAGAATTAAATTGAATTTATAAAATTAAATTATTTATTGAGATTTGGAAATATATAATCCTGCAGATTCATCATAGTTATAATAAGCATCAAGCAATTCATGTCTTGGCAAATATTTAGCATGAGAATTTAAAACATCACTTGGAGAACTATGTTGTGATTGAACGCAAAGATTAACAAAAATAGGTAATAACTCTTCAGATTCTAACATTAATGACTCAGTTACTTCTTTTTCTGTTTTATCTTTGTATTTAGGATGTGCATTTGCACCAAGCTCCGCATTAACATATCTTGTTGTTGGTTGCAATCTTCCTTCAAGAGAAGTCCTATCATAATTTCCATTAAATACATGAACTATACTCTCATCCTTAATTCCTAAAGATAAATAATCTTTAGTTCTGTATTCTAACCTACTCATAAAATCTCCTAATTCATGTCTTAAACCTCTATCTAATTTTTTAATTGTATCAACATCTGAGATGAATTTGAATGCAATATAATCTACAAAAAATAATCCCATTGATGCAAGAATTATAGATTTTTCCTCTTTAGAAGAAGTTTCTTCATATTTATTACTAAAAAATTGATATACATCTTTTCCTGAATAAAGAGCATCATGTGTATAATCCATACATTTGTCAAAATATACTCTTTGAAGGTAACTAAATTTAGCCTTGGAATCAAAGACACCTGATTTTTCTAATTCTCCTTTACCTGGAAATCTTATTGCAGTGTATTCTTGTAAGAATTTTAGATCTCCACTGCTATCTTTTTTCTTTCTTGCAACTAATTTACCTTTAATTTTTGCTTTTGGTTCATTGATATCTAAAGTATATAAATCTACTTTCCTTTGCGAGATATCTTTAAATTCATTATTTTCAGGACTTTTTCTTATTAATTTAATATTCCTCAAAGCTTCTTTCTCCGGCCTAATCACTCCCAAATCAACAGTTTCAGCAATATCTTTTATATAGTCCCATTCTGTAGTAAAATGCTTGAAGGAATCAAAAGTTGGTAATGCTACTCCATTAAGGGCAAATAACTTACTCATTGCAGGATGTAGAGAAGAATCAAAATCTTTTTCTTTGATTAATTTTTGTGCATCTCCTAATTCAATTAATTCATAATCTGACAAATTCCTTCCCAAATACCTTTTTGAATCTGCAGCAAATACTTTAAGAGAACCAAAAGAATGTTTATTTACAGGATATCCTTTTCTAACATATTCTAAATCTTCTTTTAATTTACCTGAAATAATATTATCATCACTCATCTATATATAATAAAGACATTATAATTTATAAACTTATCTTTTGTTACTACTAACTGTAAAGAATTAATTTAAACCTTTTCTTTATCATATAATATACGCCTTACTACACAATATTTGTCTTTAATCTTAAAAGGTACTTCTAGTTTTACATAGAATTCTAATCCTCCAGATACTTTTTCTAGTTCTTCATTTGGACTATCTTGCATAGGTTTTTCAATCTTATCAACTATCCAAGTTTTGATTTCGTTTGGAGTTACAAATTCTATTTTATCTCCTAATTTAAATTTGGCTCTAGTTTCTACTTCTAAAATTGATTTTTCTTCGGATGAACTTATTACTTCTCTAACTATTCCTACAAATAAATGAGTTTGGTGGGATGATTTTTTTGCATAGTCAATTGAATTTTCTTTAGGGTTTCCTTCTAAGAAGCCTGGAATAAAACCTCTATTAGATGTAGTATTTAGCTCTTTAATTGCCCAATCTATGTCTGGTTTTTTCCCAGCTAGAATGTCATCTAGAACTTTCCTATAGGTTCTTGCAACAATTGCTGCATAGTATACTGA
Encoded proteins:
- a CDS encoding tRNA-dihydrouridine synthase family protein; amino-acid sequence: MKTLYFPPINKLGNSAFRKLCLYFGADFVFTEIIRVDKLIEDDEVQLRKASIDKNQINQTLIQIIAEDIENIEKGVEKVIEINPGVKEINYNMGCPQSTLCSKELGGGIIKNPSKVFEVSKRLSIICSKHSIIPSVKLRIGITREQINILEIVEQIQLACIKKIYIHGRTLRNGYNRPATYNEIKEVKEKYPELEIIANGDVFNLDSYNEIIKTNCDGVLIGRAALENPKIFKLIKNHIIEDNKSGTDLNERKEAILKYLEFAKEYNTSISHIKANLSYLTRNTIGGAEFRKSINDLSSIEEILEVI
- the tpiA gene encoding triose-phosphate isomerase, which encodes MNYKLIINLKTYEESFSNNAIKIAKICKGIEKEAKKRDVEIILCPNFIDLKDTVKEKVSVYSQHIDDVSFGAHTGYILPVMIKKTGAMGTLISHSEHILSLKEIEKRINIAKELGLETCVCARDAKIAKKIAKFNPDYIAVEPKELIGGDISISTAKPELIVKSMKAVGNVGLLVGAGVKNQADVRKSVELGAKGILVASGVVKAKNIKAAVLDLIKGFE
- a CDS encoding FAD-dependent oxidoreductase, with product MKKKIVLIGGGGASLFSGATVMQMAPNNFEVSMISNEGLFCRCSGPYVLKKRAAFKDAIMPDTMITQFGINLLKGTVKSINHKTKEIIYGDDIESHKENYDILVFGTGARPFLPPIDGHELKNVFTVRTPDDIKGINSITSKAKRATVIGGGVIGVEMASALKERGLKVDMLILETNPFERLADTDFTSLIKEKLLSKKINILEKSMILKIEGKNKVEKVIYKKAGLEYELKSEMVIFATGVRANKELAEEIGVKTSKLGILVDDYMRTNLKDVYAAGDCSIAKSCVNGQCAPSQLASNAVIQGKIVGKNIIGMKTKYPGHTSATVLGIFDMEFGIAGFSENDCVNNKLEYYTGYAKSTDIYQDLKGVVQVDVKLIFNKKTNRIIGVQAYGRNLIWIINLISYAIMQKSTIFDLVNLDYASHPSVSAWPFMNPIILACESAMMKMQKK
- a CDS encoding zinc ribbon domain-containing protein, with amino-acid sequence MIPEFNHCKSCGAPIDSRDLCKNCSNNDGSLKSYNEVLENMINFMLSTEGIQMSGEKFDSYEDAKGTAKKYLKHMSAWENI
- the argS gene encoding arginine--tRNA ligase, whose amino-acid sequence is MKKDLIKFLKKEIKNLDIDKFLDKPKIESQGDFTLPMFVLAKELKKSPQDVAKDYEYTLSKKLPSILEKVVAMGPFLNFYLNKEQLSKQVLESIENNSIFKFQSENLQKILIEYPSPNTNKALHVGHVRNLLLGNSISKIFTKVGHTIIKTNMDNDRGIAICKAMLAYQMFTADKTPKSEKVNPDKFVGNCYVLFGEKNESNPELKLEEKAQDMLLKYEQGDKETIQLWKKIMDWVFEGYSKTYERFKYSCDMEYFESKIYKEGKEIVEKALKDKIKGFAVDKENGAVFVDLEDVKLGKKYLLRGDGTTLYMTQDLYLAYEKERNFQADKYIFIVGNEQKYHFEVLFEILNRIGFGGLDKNYHFAFGMLYDKNGEAFSSRKGNAIDADELLDLIEEKALNNLKDKSPDLNKKESMRRSKIIGYSALTFGILKINPLDNNNFDIDSALSFEGDTGPYVQYTYARIQSILKKSKYKFNSKIHYSLYQEKELSLIKALKEYPQIIIEAAKKYRPSMIANYLIKVSQLFNDFYQNCPILQEEENLKQARLLLAKSTSKILKEGLELLDIETLEGM
- a CDS encoding AI-2E family transporter gives rise to the protein MYKIKKESVYLIILILFLSLISFFIIKKFIIPLLFTGILVYLFQPVYKKLHKIFRSDFLTSIIVSLIILGLIFVPMTLLIWEVSQEISIFENSKFENSLDDISNNINLKYNQNLNLTQEYRDVLSNSKTYFRESLYDTVIEFIFNIFIIIFFFYYFIKNYEKESYYFKIMFERQKLKEFGEKIKSLIDGIIYGQIMVRLIQASVGTVLFLVIGIKGAIIWGILMFFTAFLPVIGTALIWGPLLILNLVNGEYDIAFYLFIIGIIVSFLDNLLLPYIISGKTNIGPVITLISILGGIQLFGIYGLILGPFFLGLLLLVLEEFILKLRDEYPKIKRYVWSEPERKKFKNLNSNIARKEFVRMIHKKYVREEAEGKKIPYRYIIEKNE